GCTGGGAATAAATGGCCTGAATCGAGTACGCTAAAGCAGGCGCTCGCAGAACAATATTGGCAGGTATTATCGAGACAAACAGGAGGCGCACCAGTTCCTCAATCCCCCGGCATCATCAACTTATCCCACATCTATATTTGGCCAGAAAAAACACCTTATTCTACGGTTACTGCTTATGAAAACCTGTGTTCTGTGCTAAATGACTTTTTTTCTCAATATGGATTAGAAAGTGGAGCGGCTGCAACCCCCTTCTCTTATTGCGATGGTGATTACAACTTAAATATTAATGGCCGAAAAATTGTTGGTACTGCGCAACGTGTAATATTAAAAAAAGGCGGCCGTAAGATCGTTCTGGCGCAAGCATTTATATTAATAGATGCGCAGCTAGATGAATTAATTAAACCGGTCAATCTTTGTTATGGCATCCTAGGTAAAACACCATTAGTGAAGGCAAGTGCGCACACCTGTTTGTTTGAACACATTCAAGAACGCCCAAGTATAGATTCGATATATCAACAGCTAACTCAAGCATTTTTACGCAATACTTATTCGGTAGATAGCGATTGAGTCGTGAGTAGAAAATAATAATAGAGGATAAAATAAAGCCGCAATAATAATTGCGGCTTAAGAATAACTAAACGCTCTAATCGAGTTTAATTATTTTGTTAAATCATCAAAGAAGCTTTTAACACCGTCAAAAAAACCTTCTGACTTAGGCTTATGTTTCTTTGCTGACGCATTATTTAATGATGCTTCAAACTGTTGTAGTAAGTCTTTTTGTTCAGCATTAAGCTTAACAGGCGTTTCAAGTGTTACTTTGCACAGTAAGTCACCCGTTGCACCGCCACGTACTGATTTCACGCCTTTACCACGTAAACGGAACATGCGACCAGTTTGCGTTTCAGCAGGTACTTTTAATTTAACGCGGCCATCTAAAGTCGGTACTTCGATTTCGCCACCGATACCAGCATGTGTAAAGCTAATTGGCACTTCACAATACAGGTTGCTGCCGTCACGCTCAAAGATCGCGTGTTGACGCACACTAACTTGCACATACAGATCACCAGATGGGGCACCCATATCGCCCGCTTCACCTTCGCCAGTTAAACGAATACGATCGCCAGTATCAACACCCGCTGGGATTGTTACTTTTAAATCTTTGCTACGTTCGTAACGGCCTTCACCATGACATTTACGGCAAGGATCTTTAATGATTTTACCTTTACCATGACAGGTTGGGCATGCTTGGTTTACCGCAAAGAAACCTTGACGCATTTGAACTTGGCCTTGGCCATGACAAGTACTACAAGTTGTTGCTTTACTGCCTGACTTAGCACCAGAACCATTACATACTTCACAGTGACATTGGCTTGGGATACGAATCGTTTTGCTTACGCCACGAACCGCTTCTTCAAGCGTCAGTTCCATGTTATAACGCAGATCACTACCACGTGCAGCTCGCTGTTGACGACCTCGGCCACCGCCACCGCCAAAGATGTCACCAAATACATCGCCAAAGATATCACCGAAGTCACCTTGACCACCGTGTCCGCCTTGTTGATTTACACCTGCATGTCCATATTGGTCATAAGCCGCTTTTTTCTGTGCATCATTTAGCACTTCATAAGCTTCTTTAACTTCTTTGAATTGCTCTTCCATCGCTTTATCACCCTTCGTTCTATCAGGGTGAAATTTCATTGCAAGGCGTTTATAGGCCTTTTTAACATCTTTTTCGCTAGCGTCGCGTGATACGCCTAGCACTTCGTAATAATCGCGTTTTGACATAATAATCAGCTTAAATTGGAATAATTTAGATACACGAAAGGCGTTGGTGAAGCACCAACGCCTTTGCTATTTAAAAACTAATAACTTAGGCGTTATTATTTTTTGTCGTTTTTCACTTCTTCGAACTCAGCATCAACAACATCACCAGCAACATCTTTCTCTTGTGGTTGTTCTGCACCAGCTTCAGCGCCAGCTTGTTGTGCTTGAGCTTGCTGTTGAGCAATTTCCATCAATTTTTGAGCCGCTTCCATTAACGTTTGAGTTTTCGCTTCAATCGCTTCTTTGTCGTCGCCTTTAATTGCGGTTTCTAACTCAACAATAGCTGCTTCAATTTTTTCTTTTTCATCAGCAGGTAGTGCTTCACCAGCTTCTTCGATTTGCTTACGCGTACCGTGAACCATTGCATCAGCTTGGTTACGTGCTTGTACTAGCTCTTCGAATTTAGCATCTTCAGCAGAATTTGCTTCAGCATCACGTACCATTGCTTCTACTTCTTCATCAGAAAGACCTGAAGACGCTTGAATTGTGATTTTTTGTTCTTTACCCGTATCTTTATCAGTTGCAGATACGTGTAAAATACCATCAGCATCAATATCGAAAGTAACTTCAATTTGTGGAATACCACGTTGTGCAGGACGGATACCTTCTAGGTTGAATTGACCTAGTGAGTTGTTGTCTGCAGCACGTTTACGCTCACCTTGGATTGCGTGAACTGTTACAGCAGCTTGGTTATCTTCAGCTGTTGAGAATGTTTGTGACGCTTTAGTCGGGATAGTTGTGTTTTTCTCGATAAGCTTAGTCATAACACCACCCATAGTCTCAATACCCAGAGATAGAGGTGTAACATCTAGAAGAAGTACGTCTGTTTTGTCGCCAGAAAGTACTGCACCTTGAATCGCCGCGCCCATTGCAACTGCTTCATCAGGGTTAACGTCTTTACGCGCTTCTTTACCGAAGAATTCAGTAACAGCCGCTTGTACCATAGGCATACGAGTTTGACCACCAACTAGGATGATGTCGTTAATGTCGCCAACAGCTAGGTCTGCATCTTGTAATGCAATACGTAGTGGTTCCATTGTAGCTTTAACTAGATCTTCTACTAGTGACTCTAATTTAGAACGAGTAACTTTGATGTTAAGGTGCTTAGGACCTGACGCATCAGCAGTGATGTAAGGTAGGTTCACATCAGTTTGTTGTGCTGAAGACAGTTCGATTTTCGCTTTTTCTGCAGCTTCTTTTAGGCGTTGCATTGCTAGCGGATCGTTTGTTAGGTCAAAGTTTTGTTCTTTTTTGAATTCAGCTACTAGGTAGTTGATTAGGCGTGTATCGAAATCTTCACCACCTAAGTGCGTATCACCGTTAGTCGCTAATACTTCAAATGTTTTTTCGCCATCTAGCTCATCGATTTCGATGATAGAGATATCGAATGTACCACCACCAAGGTCGTATACAGCAACAACGCTGTCGCCTTTAGCTGTGTTTACGCCATATGCGAATGCAGCAGCAGTTGGTTCGTTGATGATACGTTTAACATCAAGACCAGCAATACGACCAGCATCTTTCGTTGCTTGACGTTGTGAATCGTTAAAGTATGCAGGTACAGTGATTACTGCTTCTGTTACTGCTTCGCCTAAGTAGTCTTCAGCAGTTTTCTTCATTTTTTTCAAAACTTCAGCAGAAATTTGTGGCGGAGCCATCTTTTCGCCTTTAGCTTCAACCCATGCATCACCATTATCAGCTTTAACAATTTTGAAAGGCATGATTTTGATATCACGTTGAATCTCTTCATCTTCAAAACGACGGCCGATCATACGTTTGATTGCAAACAACGTGTTTTCAGGGTTCGTTACAGCTTGGCGTTTTGCAGGCTGACCAACTAAAGTTTCACCATCTGCACTATAAGCGATGATTGACGGAGTAGTACGATCACCTTCAGCATTCTCGATTACGCGAGCAGTGTCGCCATCTAAGATTGATACACAAGAGTTAGTTGTACCTAAATCGATACCAATGATTTTACCCATAATCGTAATTCTCCAATAAATACTTTCATTTACAAATTTGATACAGAATAGATGGTGACAGTTAAAAGCTATTTCAAGTCTATTAAAATACTTTTTCCATCACTGATAACCCGCGTCTTGCAAGGTTATCTCTGCGATTGAAAATAAATATGGGGACAAAATAAGAGGCTTCAAGCAGAAACGTGAATTAATTAAAAAAAAATTGAATATAATTACAAAAATAGACCTAAATATAGTTTAAAAAAGTTAATAACACCGCTATTTAAGTCAATCAACACCTTAATCATTCGATAATATACTTAGCTTTATCAATGACTTCACCAGATAACTCAATACCCATTCTGGCAGCAGCATCCAAATTAATGGAAAGTACGGGTTGAACAAGATAATTATCGGTGTGTAAGTCTTTCTTACCTTCAGCTAAGCGAACTAATAAATCAGCGGTATCCTTGCCTATTTGCACATAATCGATGTTATAGACAGCAAAAATACCTTTATTGATACTACTATGGTCCTCACCTATCAATGCAACGCTATTCCGTTCTGCAACTGTTACAACGTAGTTTAGGTCAGGCATATCAGTAATGTGATAGGGCAAATATATCGCATCGACTTGTGGTGCGAGTACTCGAGCTGAAGATCTAAGTTCAGCACTACCATCAATATAATAATAAATAACCTGTACACCATTTTGTTTTTGCTGCGCTAAAAGTTGAGCCACGTTAAAGGAATCAGTCGAGTTATTATCAATAATGACGCCTAAGATATTAATACCAGGCAATAATTTTTTAATAAAGTTAACATCATAATGCTCTATTAATTCATTGTGATGATGATTCTCATCCATACTACTCTTATCAAGATAAATATCGGTCGATACACCTTGCTGGCTAACCAAGGTAATAAAAGGTGTGTGCTGTGACATCGAAATAGTCATATTAACATCTGATAGCTGCGCCTGACTTTCATCCATCCACGTCAGGTTCGTACCCACGACATAACCTTGT
This Moritella sp. 5 DNA region includes the following protein-coding sequences:
- a CDS encoding lipoate--protein ligase gives rise to the protein MPQPKNKFIRFNSINIGNAFAKEAQLITQIKQDELEQCLMLWQAKTPTLVLPAGNKWPESSTLKQALAEQYWQVLSRQTGGAPVPQSPGIINLSHIYIWPEKTPYSTVTAYENLCSVLNDFFSQYGLESGAAATPFSYCDGDYNLNINGRKIVGTAQRVILKKGGRKIVLAQAFILIDAQLDELIKPVNLCYGILGKTPLVKASAHTCLFEHIQERPSIDSIYQQLTQAFLRNTYSVDSD
- the dnaJ gene encoding molecular chaperone DnaJ, with translation MSKRDYYEVLGVSRDASEKDVKKAYKRLAMKFHPDRTKGDKAMEEQFKEVKEAYEVLNDAQKKAAYDQYGHAGVNQQGGHGGQGDFGDIFGDVFGDIFGGGGGRGRQQRAARGSDLRYNMELTLEEAVRGVSKTIRIPSQCHCEVCNGSGAKSGSKATTCSTCHGQGQVQMRQGFFAVNQACPTCHGKGKIIKDPCRKCHGEGRYERSKDLKVTIPAGVDTGDRIRLTGEGEAGDMGAPSGDLYVQVSVRQHAIFERDGSNLYCEVPISFTHAGIGGEIEVPTLDGRVKLKVPAETQTGRMFRLRGKGVKSVRGGATGDLLCKVTLETPVKLNAEQKDLLQQFEASLNNASAKKHKPKSEGFFDGVKSFFDDLTK
- the dnaK gene encoding molecular chaperone DnaK — its product is MGKIIGIDLGTTNSCVSILDGDTARVIENAEGDRTTPSIIAYSADGETLVGQPAKRQAVTNPENTLFAIKRMIGRRFEDEEIQRDIKIMPFKIVKADNGDAWVEAKGEKMAPPQISAEVLKKMKKTAEDYLGEAVTEAVITVPAYFNDSQRQATKDAGRIAGLDVKRIINEPTAAAFAYGVNTAKGDSVVAVYDLGGGTFDISIIEIDELDGEKTFEVLATNGDTHLGGEDFDTRLINYLVAEFKKEQNFDLTNDPLAMQRLKEAAEKAKIELSSAQQTDVNLPYITADASGPKHLNIKVTRSKLESLVEDLVKATMEPLRIALQDADLAVGDINDIILVGGQTRMPMVQAAVTEFFGKEARKDVNPDEAVAMGAAIQGAVLSGDKTDVLLLDVTPLSLGIETMGGVMTKLIEKNTTIPTKASQTFSTAEDNQAAVTVHAIQGERKRAADNNSLGQFNLEGIRPAQRGIPQIEVTFDIDADGILHVSATDKDTGKEQKITIQASSGLSDEEVEAMVRDAEANSAEDAKFEELVQARNQADAMVHGTRKQIEEAGEALPADEKEKIEAAIVELETAIKGDDKEAIEAKTQTLMEAAQKLMEIAQQQAQAQQAGAEAGAEQPQEKDVAGDVVDAEFEEVKNDKK
- a CDS encoding ABC transporter substrate-binding protein; amino-acid sequence: MREGHIMERSHRSHLSHQHIGIPSVVFLMLLLSLLSLESQASQLRVRLSALDSGMVVEHVQSGLQSELTRQGYVVGTNLTWMDESQAQLSDVNMTISMSQHTPFITLVSQQGVSTDIYLDKSSMDENHHHNELIEHYDVNFIKKLLPGINILGVIIDNNSTDSFNVAQLLAQQKQNGVQVIYYYIDGSAELRSSARVLAPQVDAIYLPYHITDMPDLNYVVTVAERNSVALIGEDHSSINKGIFAVYNIDYVQIGKDTADLLVRLAEGKKDLHTDNYLVQPVLSINLDAAARMGIELSGEVIDKAKYIIE